In a single window of the Streptomyces sp. CGMCC 4.7035 genome:
- a CDS encoding glycosyltransferase family 87 protein, translated as MSPMPSAETTRASVHEPDPVRPTREDEVAAAGSELIGGPVGRRALLGTSWWTPVRVVALVAIGMFALGMVQKLPCYDSGWFFGASSQYTHACYSDIPHLYQGRGFADGLVPYFDKLPGDMDYLEYPVLTGVFMEVASWVTPGSGTLQAREQTYWMVNAGMLMVCAAVIAVCTARIHRRRPWDGLLVALAPAFALTATINWDLLAVALLAAAMLMWSRGRALAFGILVGLATAAKFYPFLVLGPLLVLCWRAGKWREFSTAVLGAVGAWLVVNLPVMYLAPEGWAKFYSFSRERGVDFGSVFLFISRWLDIEITKDAANTSAMIMMLVACAILTTITLTAPRRPRFAQLAFLIVAAFILTNKVYSPQYVLWLVPLAALARPRWRDFLIWQACEVAYFLGIWMYLAYTTSGDAHKGLPTDGYQIAIAVHLLGTLYLCAVVVRDIFMPERDMVRRAGDDDPSGGVLDGAPDVFVLGAAPHPPRHAAHFDGPHVEWGSGGAEPAESRSP; from the coding sequence ATGAGCCCCATGCCCAGTGCAGAGACGACGCGAGCGAGCGTCCACGAGCCGGACCCCGTGCGGCCGACCAGGGAGGACGAGGTCGCTGCGGCAGGTAGCGAGCTGATCGGCGGTCCCGTCGGGCGACGTGCACTGCTCGGGACGTCCTGGTGGACTCCCGTGCGGGTGGTGGCGCTCGTCGCGATCGGTATGTTCGCCCTCGGCATGGTCCAGAAGCTGCCCTGCTACGACAGCGGCTGGTTCTTCGGCGCCAGTTCCCAGTACACGCACGCGTGCTACTCGGACATCCCGCATCTCTACCAGGGACGCGGTTTCGCCGACGGGCTCGTGCCCTACTTCGACAAGCTCCCCGGCGACATGGACTACCTCGAATACCCGGTGCTCACCGGTGTGTTCATGGAGGTCGCTTCGTGGGTGACTCCGGGCAGCGGCACCCTCCAGGCCCGGGAGCAGACCTACTGGATGGTCAACGCCGGGATGCTGATGGTGTGCGCCGCGGTCATCGCCGTGTGCACTGCGCGCATCCACCGCCGGCGCCCCTGGGACGGCCTCCTGGTCGCCCTCGCGCCCGCCTTCGCGCTGACGGCCACCATCAACTGGGACCTGCTCGCCGTGGCCCTGCTGGCCGCCGCGATGCTGATGTGGTCGCGTGGCCGGGCCCTTGCCTTCGGCATCCTGGTCGGGCTCGCCACCGCCGCCAAGTTCTATCCGTTCCTGGTACTCGGACCGCTCCTCGTGCTGTGCTGGCGGGCGGGCAAGTGGCGGGAGTTCTCCACCGCCGTGCTGGGCGCCGTGGGCGCGTGGCTCGTGGTCAACCTGCCGGTGATGTACCTCGCCCCCGAGGGCTGGGCGAAGTTCTACAGCTTCAGCCGGGAACGGGGGGTCGACTTCGGTTCGGTCTTCCTGTTCATCTCGCGCTGGCTCGACATCGAGATCACCAAGGACGCGGCCAATACCTCCGCGATGATCATGATGCTGGTGGCCTGCGCCATCCTCACCACCATCACGCTCACGGCCCCGCGTCGCCCGCGCTTCGCCCAGCTCGCGTTCCTGATCGTCGCGGCGTTCATCCTCACCAACAAGGTCTACTCGCCGCAGTACGTGCTGTGGCTGGTGCCCCTTGCCGCACTGGCCCGGCCGCGCTGGCGGGACTTTTTGATCTGGCAGGCGTGCGAGGTGGCGTACTTCCTGGGGATCTGGATGTACCTCGCCTACACGACCAGCGGAGACGCCCACAAGGGTCTGCCGACGGACGGGTACCAAATCGCCATCGCTGTCCATCTGTTGGGGACGCTCTACCTGTGCGCCGTCGTCGTACGCGACATCTTCATGCCGGAACGGGACATGGTGCGCCGGGCCGGTGACGACGACCCGTCCGGCGGTGTGCTGGACGGCGCGCCGGACGTCTTCGTGCTGGGGGCCGCCCCCCATCCGCCGCGGCACGCCGCGCACTTCGACGGGCCGCATGTGGAGTGGGGCAGCGGGGGTGCCGAGCCCGCGGAGAGCCGTTCGCCCTGA
- a CDS encoding PadR family transcriptional regulator: MSRRSGILEFAVLGLLRESPMHGYELRKRLNTSLGVFRAFSYGTLYPCLKTLVANGWLIEESGSSPDDALAATLAGRRAKIVYRLTAEGKEHFEELLSQTGPDAYEDEHFAARFAFFGQTSRDVRMRVLEGRRSRLEERLEKMRASLARTRERLDDYTLELQRHGMESVEREVRWLNELIESERAGRDLRGSVSGGTAQQDTSGATGGLPRPGETPRPDTPGDTAT; the protein is encoded by the coding sequence ATGAGCCGGCGTTCCGGGATCCTCGAGTTCGCCGTCCTGGGCCTGCTCCGCGAGTCCCCGATGCACGGCTATGAGCTGCGCAAACGACTCAATACGTCGCTGGGTGTATTCCGTGCGTTCAGCTACGGGACGCTCTACCCGTGCCTCAAGACGCTGGTCGCCAACGGCTGGTTGATCGAGGAGTCGGGCAGCAGCCCCGACGACGCCCTCGCCGCCACCCTCGCGGGGCGACGCGCGAAAATCGTCTATCGGTTGACGGCGGAAGGTAAGGAGCACTTCGAGGAGCTGCTCTCGCAGACGGGCCCCGACGCGTACGAGGACGAGCACTTCGCCGCTCGCTTCGCCTTCTTCGGGCAGACGTCCCGCGACGTGCGCATGCGCGTCCTCGAGGGCCGCCGGAGCCGACTGGAGGAGCGCCTGGAGAAGATGCGCGCCTCGCTGGCGCGCACCCGGGAGCGCCTCGACGACTACACCCTTGAGCTCCAGCGCCACGGGATGGAGTCCGTGGAGCGCGAAGTGCGCTGGCTGAACGAGCTCATCGAGAGCGAGCGGGCCGGACGGGACCTGAGGGGTTCCGTTTCCGGGGGGACCGCTCAGCAGGACACATCTGGAGCGACGGGCGGCCTGCCCCGGCCGGGGGAGACTCCCCGGCCGGATACGCCCGGCGACACCGCCACGTGA
- a CDS encoding MATE family efflux transporter encodes MTQAPAPPRATRRRHDREIVALAVPAFAALVAEPLFVMADSAIVGHLGTAQLAGLGVASALLTTAVSVFVFLAYATTAAVARRVGAGDLRSAIRQGMDGIWLALLLGAAVVAVVLPMAPGIVDVFGASPTAAPYATTYLRISALGIPAMLVVLAATGVLRGLQDTRTPLYVAVAGFVANAALNAGLVYGADLGIAGSAWGTVIAQCGMATVYLCVVVRGARRHGASLRPDAAGIRAGAQAGAPLLVRTLSLRAILMIATAVAARLGDADIAAHQIVLSLWSLLAFALDAIAIAGQAIIGRYLGAGDAQGARDACRRMVQWGIIAGIVLGLLVLVTRPLFLPLFTSDTAVRHIALPALVLVALAQPICGIVFVLDGVLMGAGDGPYLAWAMLLTLAVFAPVALLVPVLGGGLTALWAAMTLMMTVRMLTLWLRSRSGHWIVTGATR; translated from the coding sequence ATGACACAGGCTCCCGCGCCACCCCGCGCCACCCGACGCCGGCACGACCGGGAGATCGTCGCACTGGCCGTTCCGGCCTTCGCCGCACTCGTCGCAGAGCCCCTCTTCGTGATGGCCGACAGCGCGATCGTCGGCCATCTCGGAACCGCGCAGCTGGCCGGCCTCGGCGTCGCATCGGCACTCCTCACCACCGCCGTGAGCGTCTTCGTCTTCCTTGCGTACGCCACCACGGCCGCAGTCGCCCGCCGCGTCGGCGCCGGTGATCTGCGGTCCGCCATCCGCCAGGGCATGGACGGCATCTGGCTGGCGCTCCTGCTCGGAGCGGCCGTCGTCGCCGTAGTCCTGCCCATGGCCCCCGGCATCGTGGACGTCTTCGGCGCCTCACCGACCGCCGCCCCGTATGCGACGACGTATCTGCGGATCTCAGCGCTCGGCATCCCCGCGATGCTCGTCGTGCTCGCCGCAACCGGCGTCCTGCGCGGACTTCAGGACACCAGGACACCTCTGTACGTGGCTGTCGCGGGCTTCGTCGCGAACGCCGCCCTCAACGCGGGCCTCGTCTACGGCGCCGACCTGGGCATCGCCGGTTCCGCCTGGGGCACGGTCATCGCCCAGTGCGGCATGGCCACGGTGTATCTGTGCGTCGTCGTCCGCGGTGCCCGTCGGCACGGCGCCTCCCTGCGGCCCGACGCGGCCGGGATACGTGCCGGTGCACAGGCGGGGGCGCCTCTGCTGGTCCGTACCCTCTCACTGCGGGCGATCCTGATGATCGCGACCGCTGTCGCCGCCCGGCTCGGGGACGCGGACATCGCCGCGCACCAGATCGTCCTGTCGCTGTGGAGCCTGCTTGCCTTCGCCCTGGACGCGATCGCCATCGCCGGACAGGCCATCATCGGGCGTTATCTCGGCGCGGGCGACGCGCAGGGCGCCCGCGACGCGTGCCGCCGCATGGTGCAGTGGGGCATCATCGCCGGGATCGTGCTCGGACTGCTGGTCCTCGTGACCCGACCGCTCTTCCTGCCGCTGTTCACCAGTGACACGGCCGTCCGCCATATCGCTCTGCCCGCTCTGGTGCTCGTTGCCCTCGCGCAGCCCATCTGCGGCATCGTCTTCGTGCTGGACGGCGTACTGATGGGGGCTGGGGACGGACCGTATCTGGCCTGGGCAATGTTGCTGACGCTGGCGGTTTTCGCTCCCGTGGCCCTGCTGGTCCCGGTCCTCGGCGGCGGGCTCACCGCCTTGTGGGCGGCGATGACGCTGATGATGACCGTCCGGATGCTCACCCTGTGGCTACGCTCCCGCTCGGGCCACTGGATAGTGACGGGTGCGACGCGCTGA
- the rplI gene encoding 50S ribosomal protein L9 yields MKIILTHEVSGLGAAGDVVDVKDGYARNYLIPRKFAIRWTKGGEKDVEQIRRARKIHEIQTIEQANQVKAQLEGVKVRLAVRSGDAGRLFGSVTPADIASAIKASGGPEVDKRRIELGAPIKTLGSHETSVRLHPEVAAKVSIEVVAA; encoded by the coding sequence ATGAAGATCATCCTCACCCACGAGGTCTCCGGCCTCGGCGCCGCGGGCGACGTCGTCGACGTCAAGGACGGCTACGCTCGCAACTACCTGATCCCGCGGAAGTTCGCTATCCGCTGGACCAAGGGTGGCGAGAAGGACGTCGAGCAGATCCGTCGCGCTCGCAAGATCCACGAGATCCAGACCATCGAGCAGGCCAATCAGGTCAAGGCCCAGCTCGAGGGCGTGAAGGTCCGCCTGGCCGTCCGCTCCGGCGACGCCGGCCGTCTCTTCGGTTCCGTCACCCCGGCCGACATCGCCTCGGCGATCAAGGCTTCCGGTGGCCCCGAGGTCGACAAGCGCCGCATCGAGCTGGGCGCGCCGATCAAGACGCTGGGCTCCCACGAGACGTCCGTGCGTCTGCACCCCGAGGTTGCCGCCAAGGTCAGCATCGAGGTCGTCGCGGCCTAA
- a CDS encoding alanine racemase, giving the protein MALTLYVDTARWRAHHKHVQEQFPGLVPVCKGNGYGFGHERLAEEATRLGSDVLAVGTTYEAARIKDWFSGDLLVLTPFRRGEEPVPLPDRVIRSVSSVDGVYGLVGARVVIEVMSSMKRHGVSEQDLPHLHSAIENVRLEGFAIHLPLDRTDGSDAVEEVIGWMDRLRAARLPLHTMFVSHLKAEELIRLQQQFPQTRFRARIGTRLWLGDHEATEYRGAVLDVTRVSKGERFGYRQQKAASDGFLVVVAGGTSHGVGLEAPKALHGVMPRAKGVARAGLATVNRNLSPFVWAGKQRWFAEPPHMQVSILFVPADATEPKVGDELVAHLRHTTTQFDRLVDR; this is encoded by the coding sequence ATGGCGCTCACGCTTTACGTCGACACCGCGCGCTGGCGGGCACACCACAAGCACGTGCAGGAACAGTTCCCTGGGCTCGTCCCCGTCTGCAAGGGCAACGGCTACGGCTTCGGCCACGAGCGGCTGGCGGAGGAGGCCACGCGTCTGGGCTCGGACGTCCTCGCCGTGGGCACGACGTACGAGGCGGCCCGGATCAAGGACTGGTTCAGCGGCGACCTGCTGGTGCTGACGCCGTTCCGGCGGGGCGAAGAGCCCGTGCCGCTGCCCGACCGCGTCATCCGCTCGGTGTCGTCCGTGGACGGCGTGTACGGACTCGTGGGCGCCCGTGTGGTCATCGAGGTGATGTCCTCGATGAAGCGGCACGGCGTGAGCGAGCAGGACCTGCCGCATCTGCACTCCGCCATAGAGAACGTCCGCCTGGAGGGCTTCGCCATCCACCTCCCGCTCGACCGCACCGACGGCTCGGACGCCGTCGAGGAGGTCATCGGCTGGATGGACCGGCTGCGCGCGGCCCGGCTGCCGCTGCACACGATGTTCGTCAGCCACCTCAAGGCCGAGGAGCTCATCCGGCTTCAGCAGCAGTTCCCGCAGACCCGCTTCCGCGCCCGCATCGGCACCCGGCTGTGGCTGGGGGACCACGAGGCGACCGAGTACCGGGGGGCCGTCCTGGACGTCACGCGCGTTTCCAAGGGCGAGCGCTTCGGCTACCGGCAGCAGAAGGCGGCCTCCGACGGCTTCCTGGTCGTCGTGGCGGGCGGAACGTCGCACGGGGTGGGCCTGGAGGCCCCCAAGGCCCTGCACGGCGTCATGCCGCGCGCCAAGGGCGTCGCCCGGGCCGGCCTCGCCACGGTGAACCGGAACCTTTCGCCCTTCGTCTGGGCGGGCAAGCAGCGCTGGTTCGCCGAACCCCCGCACATGCAGGTCTCGATCCTCTTCGTCCCCGCGGACGCCACGGAGCCGAAGGTGGGCGACGAGCTGGTGGCCCATCTGCGGCACACCACCACGCAGTTCGACCGGCTCGTCGACCGCTGA
- the rpsR gene encoding 30S ribosomal protein S18, protein MAKPPVRKPKKKVCAFCKDKVTYVDYKDTNMLRKFISDRGKIRARRVTGNCTQHQRDVATAVKNSREMALLPYTSTAR, encoded by the coding sequence ATGGCGAAGCCGCCTGTGCGCAAGCCGAAGAAGAAGGTTTGCGCTTTCTGCAAGGACAAGGTCACGTACGTGGACTACAAGGACACGAACATGCTGCGGAAGTTCATTTCCGACCGCGGCAAGATCCGTGCCCGCCGCGTGACCGGCAACTGCACGCAGCACCAGCGTGACGTCGCCACGGCCGTCAAGAACAGCCGTGAGATGGCGCTGCTGCCCTACACCTCCACCGCGCGATAA
- the femX gene encoding peptidoglycan bridge formation glycyltransferase FemX, with the protein MSLTLRTISREQHLAYIQSLPAASHMQVPAWADVKAEWRSENLGWFDKNGELVGVGLVLYRQLPKIKRYLAYLPEGPVINWYAPNLDDWIQPMLAHLKHQGAFSVKMGPPVIIRRWEANSIKQGIQDPDVKRLRDIEADFIEPRAFEVADKLRRMGWQQGEDGGAGFGDVQPRYVYQVPLANRSLEEVHKNFNQLWRRNIKKAEKAGVEVVQGGYHDLEEWQRLYEITAVRDHFRPRPLSYFQRMWTALNTEDPNRMRLYFARHNGVNLSAATMLVVGGHVWYSYGASDNIGREVRPSNAMQWRMLRDAYALGATVYDLRGISDSLDETDHLFGLIQFKVGTGGQAAEYLGEWDFPLNKLLHKALDIYMSRR; encoded by the coding sequence ATGAGCCTGACCCTGAGGACGATCAGCCGCGAGCAGCATCTGGCGTACATCCAGAGCCTGCCGGCGGCGAGCCACATGCAGGTCCCGGCCTGGGCAGACGTCAAGGCGGAGTGGCGCTCGGAGAACCTCGGGTGGTTCGACAAGAACGGCGAACTGGTGGGCGTCGGACTGGTGTTGTACCGCCAGCTGCCCAAGATCAAGCGCTATCTCGCGTACCTTCCCGAGGGCCCGGTCATCAACTGGTACGCGCCGAATCTGGACGACTGGATCCAGCCGATGCTCGCGCACCTGAAGCACCAGGGTGCCTTCTCGGTGAAGATGGGCCCGCCGGTGATCATCCGGCGCTGGGAGGCCAACTCCATCAAGCAGGGCATCCAGGACCCGGACGTGAAGCGTCTGCGCGACATCGAAGCGGACTTCATCGAACCGCGCGCCTTCGAGGTCGCCGACAAGCTGCGCCGCATGGGCTGGCAGCAGGGCGAGGACGGCGGCGCCGGCTTCGGTGACGTGCAGCCCCGCTACGTCTACCAGGTGCCGCTCGCGAACCGTTCCCTGGAAGAGGTCCACAAGAACTTCAACCAGCTGTGGCGCCGCAACATCAAGAAGGCCGAGAAGGCCGGTGTCGAGGTCGTCCAGGGCGGTTACCACGACCTCGAGGAATGGCAGCGGCTGTACGAGATCACGGCCGTGCGCGACCACTTCCGGCCCCGCCCGCTGTCGTACTTCCAGCGCATGTGGACGGCCCTCAACACCGAGGACCCCAACCGCATGCGCCTGTACTTCGCCCGGCACAACGGCGTGAACCTTTCGGCGGCGACGATGCTGGTGGTCGGCGGGCACGTCTGGTACTCCTACGGTGCCTCCGACAACATCGGCCGCGAGGTCCGGCCCTCGAACGCGATGCAGTGGCGGATGCTGCGCGACGCCTACGCACTCGGCGCCACCGTCTACGACCTGCGCGGTATCTCGGACTCGCTGGACGAGACCGATCACCTCTTCGGTCTGATCCAGTTCAAGGTGGGCACGGGCGGGCAGGCAGCCGAGTACCTCGGCGAATGGGACTTCCCGCTCAACAAGCTGCTCCACAAGGCGCTCGACATCTACATGTCGCGCCGCTGA
- a CDS encoding transglycosylase domain-containing protein, with the protein MSEHRRKPPQPQGGGRAAARRGQSAPSGRRAAPRGATGFPSDSYGAGGEERPYGSRAEARRAAQRNGGGRRRGADGAGHGPAGRGGPNGPGRGRGRGSDPAKKRFIDYPRAGKYGAARWLPSWKLVTGLFIGFIGSLVAVAGVGYAMVSVPNVADTATAQNNVYYWADGSQMVATGGETNRQIVNLSQIPPAMRWAVISQENKTFYTDSGVDPKGIARAFLNMARGGQTQGGSTITQQYVKNARLDDQSQTISRKFKEIFISIKVGATVKKDEILAGYLNSAYYGRNAYGIQAAARAYFNKDAVKLNPGQCAFLAAMLKGATYYDPAGAVSVDPAATPEANRRRAKLQMQDTLNKMVEYNHLSATERAKYTELPKVQSPRSNTRLSGQIGYLVDLAKAYLINNDTKITANDLQRGGYSIYTTFDKKKVDALQDAVKKVQKANIKPKQRPDTDKYVQFGGASVDPKTGAIRAIYGGEDATKHFTNNADSTGAQVGSTFKPFVLAAAMKWGVRNPDLPASQAQDERTVASPKSLYSGKNKLKIKNYDGTVWTDKDNKEWLQTNDGNQSVGSPPKYTIDLREAMQYSVNSAYVQLGMDVGLDKVKQAALDAGVLEKSLASADFPSFSIGTSSPSTIRMAGAYATFAASGKQNDPFSVERVTSQDGTVFTHQAKTEQAFTSNVADNVTDVLKTVVEKGTGTNARLPGREVAGKTGTTDGNKSAWFVGYTPQLSTAISMFRMDDNEKNKSRTFLEMYGTGGQEEIHGASFPAQIWHDYMAQALEGQGVEKFPTPEPIGEIVNAVPSPSVTPTPTETVTESPSPTPTPSVTPTPTPTDTCNGPRWKCGNDNGGDTGGLDGGPSDGVTTTPTATTTDGGSKGNGNGGGFPFGGPNG; encoded by the coding sequence ATGAGCGAGCACCGTCGCAAACCGCCGCAGCCGCAGGGAGGCGGACGTGCCGCGGCCCGACGTGGCCAGTCGGCACCCTCCGGCCGCCGCGCGGCACCGCGAGGCGCCACCGGGTTTCCTTCCGACTCCTATGGAGCGGGGGGTGAAGAGCGCCCGTACGGCAGCCGTGCCGAGGCCCGGCGGGCCGCACAGAGAAATGGTGGCGGCCGGCGTAGAGGGGCCGACGGCGCGGGACATGGTCCCGCGGGCCGTGGTGGCCCGAACGGGCCGGGGCGCGGCAGAGGCCGCGGTTCCGATCCCGCCAAGAAGAGGTTCATCGACTACCCGCGCGCGGGCAAGTACGGAGCCGCGCGCTGGTTGCCATCGTGGAAACTGGTCACGGGGCTGTTCATCGGCTTCATAGGGAGCCTGGTGGCGGTCGCGGGTGTCGGATACGCCATGGTGAGCGTCCCGAACGTCGCGGATACCGCGACGGCGCAGAACAATGTCTACTACTGGGCCGACGGCAGCCAGATGGTCGCCACGGGTGGTGAGACGAACCGCCAGATCGTCAATCTCTCGCAGATCCCCCCGGCGATGCGGTGGGCCGTCATCTCCCAGGAGAACAAGACTTTCTACACCGACAGCGGCGTCGACCCGAAGGGCATCGCGCGTGCCTTCCTCAACATGGCCAGGGGCGGCCAGACACAGGGCGGCTCCACCATCACCCAGCAGTACGTGAAGAACGCGCGCCTGGACGACCAGTCGCAGACGATCTCCCGCAAGTTCAAGGAGATCTTCATCTCGATCAAGGTAGGGGCCACCGTCAAGAAGGACGAAATCCTGGCCGGCTACCTGAACTCCGCGTACTACGGCCGGAACGCCTACGGGATCCAGGCGGCCGCGCGCGCGTACTTCAACAAGGACGCCGTCAAGCTGAACCCGGGTCAGTGCGCCTTCCTGGCGGCGATGCTGAAGGGCGCCACGTACTACGACCCGGCGGGCGCGGTCTCCGTGGACCCGGCCGCCACTCCTGAGGCCAACAGGCGGCGGGCCAAGCTGCAGATGCAGGACACCCTCAACAAGATGGTCGAGTACAACCATCTGAGCGCCACGGAGCGAGCTAAGTACACCGAGCTCCCCAAGGTCCAGAGCCCGCGGTCGAACACCCGGCTGAGTGGTCAGATCGGTTATCTCGTCGACCTCGCCAAGGCGTACCTGATCAACAACGACACGAAGATCACGGCCAACGACCTTCAGCGAGGTGGCTACTCGATCTACACGACCTTCGACAAGAAGAAGGTCGACGCGCTCCAAGACGCGGTCAAGAAGGTCCAGAAGGCGAACATCAAGCCCAAGCAGCGCCCGGACACGGACAAGTACGTTCAGTTCGGCGGGGCTTCCGTGGACCCGAAAACGGGCGCCATCAGGGCGATCTACGGCGGTGAGGACGCAACCAAGCACTTCACCAACAACGCCGACTCGACCGGTGCCCAGGTGGGTTCGACGTTCAAGCCGTTCGTGCTGGCAGCCGCCATGAAGTGGGGCGTGCGGAACCCCGACCTCCCGGCGTCGCAGGCGCAGGACGAGCGCACCGTCGCTTCCCCGAAGAGCCTGTACAGCGGCAAGAACAAGCTCAAGATCAAGAATTACGACGGGACGGTCTGGACCGACAAGGACAACAAGGAGTGGCTGCAGACGAACGACGGCAATCAGTCGGTGGGAAGCCCGCCGAAGTACACGATCGACCTTCGCGAGGCGATGCAGTACTCCGTCAACTCGGCCTACGTCCAGCTCGGCATGGACGTAGGCCTGGACAAGGTCAAGCAGGCCGCCCTGGATGCGGGCGTCCTGGAGAAGAGCCTGGCCAGCGCCGACTTCCCGTCGTTCTCCATCGGTACCTCCTCCCCGAGCACGATCCGGATGGCTGGTGCGTACGCCACCTTCGCGGCCAGCGGCAAGCAGAACGACCCGTTCTCCGTCGAGAGGGTCACCAGCCAGGACGGGACGGTCTTCACGCACCAGGCCAAGACCGAGCAGGCCTTCACATCGAATGTGGCCGACAACGTCACGGACGTTCTGAAGACCGTGGTCGAGAAGGGAACCGGTACCAACGCCCGGCTGCCCGGCCGTGAGGTGGCCGGCAAGACGGGTACCACCGACGGCAACAAGTCCGCCTGGTTCGTCGGCTACACCCCCCAGCTGTCCACCGCGATCAGCATGTTCCGGATGGACGACAACGAGAAGAACAAGTCGCGGACGTTCCTGGAGATGTACGGAACGGGTGGCCAGGAAGAGATCCACGGTGCCTCGTTCCCGGCCCAGATCTGGCACGACTACATGGCGCAGGCGCTCGAGGGTCAGGGTGTGGAGAAGTTCCCGACGCCCGAGCCCATCGGTGAGATCGTCAATGCCGTCCCGAGCCCGAGCGTGACCCCCACGCCCACGGAGACCGTCACGGAGAGCCCGTCGCCGACCCCGACGCCGAGCGTGACGCCCACGCCCACGCCGACCGACACATGCAACGGTCCCCGCTGGAAGTGCGGCAACGACAACGGCGGCGACACCGGCGGCCTCGATGGTGGCCCCTCGGACGGTGTGACCACGACGCCGACCGCGACCACCACCGACGGAGGCTCCAAGGGCAATGGCAACGGCGGTGGCTTCCCCTTCGGAGGCCCGAACGGGTAG
- the rpsF gene encoding 30S ribosomal protein S6, which produces MRHYEVMVILDPDLEERAVSPLIENFLSVVRDGGGKVEKVDTWGRRRLSYEIKKKPEGIYSVIDLQAEPAVVKELDRQMNLNESVLRTKVLRPETH; this is translated from the coding sequence ATGCGTCACTACGAGGTGATGGTCATCCTCGACCCCGATCTCGAGGAGCGCGCTGTCTCCCCGCTGATCGAGAACTTCCTTTCTGTCGTCCGTGACGGTGGCGGAAAGGTCGAGAAGGTCGACACCTGGGGCCGTCGTCGTCTCTCGTACGAGATCAAGAAGAAGCCCGAGGGCATCTACTCGGTCATCGACCTGCAGGCCGAGCCTGCGGTCGTCAAGGAGCTCGACCGCCAGATGAACCTGAACGAGTCGGTCCTCCGGACCAAGGTCCTCCGCCCCGAGACCCACTGA
- a CDS encoding single-stranded DNA-binding protein translates to MAGETVITVVGNLVEDPELRFTPSGAAVAKFRIASTPRTFDRQTNEWRDGESLFLTCSVWRQAAENVAESLQKGMRVIVQGRLKQRSYEDREGVKRTVYELDVDEVGASLRNATAKVTKTAGRGGQGGYGGGGGQGGGGWGGGPGGGQQGGGAPAEDPWATGAPAGGQGGGGWGGGSGGGGGYSDEPPF, encoded by the coding sequence ATGGCAGGCGAGACCGTCATCACGGTCGTCGGCAATCTTGTCGAAGACCCCGAGCTGCGCTTCACCCCGTCCGGTGCGGCGGTCGCGAAGTTCCGCATCGCGTCCACTCCCCGCACCTTCGACCGCCAGACGAACGAGTGGAGGGACGGCGAGAGCCTCTTCCTGACCTGCTCGGTCTGGCGACAGGCGGCGGAGAACGTCGCCGAGTCGCTTCAGAAGGGCATGCGCGTCATCGTGCAGGGCCGGCTGAAGCAGCGGTCCTACGAGGACCGTGAGGGCGTCAAGCGCACGGTCTACGAGCTCGATGTCGACGAGGTCGGCGCGAGCCTGCGCAACGCCACGGCCAAGGTCACCAAGACCGCCGGCCGCGGTGGCCAGGGTGGTTACGGCGGCGGTGGCGGCCAGGGTGGCGGCGGCTGGGGCGGCGGCCCCGGCGGCGGCCAGCAGGGCGGCGGCGCTCCGGCCGAGGACCCGTGGGCGACCGGCGCTCCTGCCGGTGGCCAGGGCGGTGGCGGCTGGGGCGGCGGCTCCGGCGGCGGTGGCGGCTACTCGGACGAGCCCCCCTTCTAG